The Mucilaginibacter gracilis genomic interval TCAGGGCAGTTATTTTACTTAACGTCCTTGTCTTAAACCCCTCAAAAGTTTTGGCATAATTTCTTCTGATCATAAACTGATCGCACAGTTGCGAAAATAGCGTTTCAATCCTTTTCCTTGATTTTTTGAATAGGTATGGATACGGTTTGAATTTCTTTTGATTGTTTCTCATCGGGGTTTCCAATCTAATGTTTACAGATTCAAAAAGATTGACCTGTACCTCTGCGGACAAATAGCCTTTGTCTCCAAGTAGCACGCAATCAGTCATTTGTTGTTGTATATCTTTCAGGTAATGTATGTCATGTACGGAAGCAGGGCTTAGGTCAAAGTTCTCAAAAACACCATCTACTGAACAAACTGCATGCAGTTTGTATCCATAATACCTCGAACTTTGCGCAGCACAAAAACCATGGTTTGGAAAAGCGTATTCCTGTTCTTTGCAGATTTTACTTCTTGCTGCACGGGCATTTTTACATACCTCTAAAGGCATTGAATCGACAATGAAACAGTCCTGGACAGCGTTCAGTTTCTGAACAAGCTTTTTTCTCACCTCATTTATGTGCGGGAACAATTTTCTTTTTCTCTTATTGTAAACACTTCGTTCGATCAAGATATCAAGCGGGGTACCTTTCAGGTTTCTAAATAACTGATATTCAGAATCTATTCCACAATATTCAGCGGTCAAATTTAACGTAATTAACTCTAAATCAGACAGTCTTGGCCTTACTGGTTTGTAATAAAAGTCCTCTTTTATTGACAGTTTCCTAAACTCTTCTAAAATAAAAGTGTAATTTTGAATCAAGTTGTTCATGTTTGTAATTGATTGTCAGTCAATACAATATACCATTTATTGGCGAAATGAACAACTTTCTTTATAATGCACTACGGGTTATTATAAATTTGATAGCTAGTACAGCTAAAGCAAATTAAACCAATTAGCCACATCCAACCATGATAATAAAATACAAAAGTTACCACAGGCTTTTAATGCTTGTATGCCTTTGCCTTTTAAATAATATTGCCAAAGCACAGCCAAAACTGGCCGCCTTATTTACCGATAACATGGTGCTGCAACAAAAGTCGACGGTGCAGGTTTGGGGTTGGGATAAACCTTCGGCAACCCTAACCTTAACCAGTTCATGGAACAAAGCCACCTATAAAACAGTAGCAGGTGCCGATGGCAGGTTTAGCTTTAAAATAAGCACCCCTACTGCGGGTGGCCCCTACCAGCTAACGGTAAACGATGGCAAACCCGTTACATTCACTAACATATTAATTGGCGAAGTTTGGATATGCACCGGGCAATCAAACATGGAAATGCCGATGAAGGGCTTTAAGGGCCAGCCCATTATTGGCGCCAACGAGGTTATATTAACATCGAAAAACAAAAACATCAGGCTATACACGGTTCCCCGTTCGTCAGTTACCGAGCCACAAAAGGATTCAAAACCGGGCCAATGGCGCGAAGCCGACCCCGAATCTGTTGCTAATTTTAGCGCTACGGGTTATTATTTTGGCCGTCTTATTAACAAAGTGCTGGATGATGTGCCCGTTGGGTTAATTCATTGCAGTTACAGTGGCTCATCAATACAGGCCTGGATGGATGCTGCCACCCTCGGTGCTTTCCCCGAAATTAAAGTTCCCGCAAAGGGCGATACCATTAAACAGGCAAGCCGCACTCCTACCACGCTTTATAACGGCATGTTGTACCCCATTTTAGGCTATGGCATAAAGGGAGCCATATGGTATCAGGGCGAATCTAATTACGACAACCCATCGCAATACGAAAAGCTGTTTGAAACATACGTTAAAACTTTAAGGGCACAATGGGCCATTGGCGATTTTCCGTTTTACTATACCCAGATAGCACCTTACGACTATGCACAACTGCCACCATATAACAAAGGCGGTAAATATAATTCGGCGTTTTTACGCGATGCACAGCGCAAAGAGGCCGACAAAATACCTAACACGGGTATGGCTGTATTAATGGATATTGGCGAACAGGCAACCATTCACCCACCGCATAAAGAAACCGCCGGAACCCGTATGGCTTACATTGCCCTGGCTAAAACTTATGGTATAAAAGGGTTTAACCCGCTAAGCCCAACCTATGATAATTTGACTATTAAGGGTAACCAGGCTGTAGTAAAATTTAAAGATTGCCCAATGGGTATAACATCCTACTTTAAAGAACTAACCGAATTTGAAGTTGCCGGAGATGACAAACATTTTTATCTGGCTAAAGCCGTAATTTCGGGCAGTACGGTTACGGTTTCATCACCGGATGTGAAAGCTCCGGTGGCTGTACGATACGCTTTCCGCGATTTTATTGTGGGTGAGCTTTTTAGCACCGATGGCTTACCCGTTTCTTCTTTCCGCACCGACGATTGGGATTATAACGATGCGAAGTAGAAAGCTATTTTTAGCATTTATATTATGTTTAGCGTGTTATAAAGCATTTGCCCAAACAAACGAACTGGCCAGATACAATGTAGTTTGGAACAGCCAGAGTAAAAACTCGTCCGAATCGATGCCTTGCGGTGGCGGAGATATTGGCCTGAATGTTTGGGTTGAAAATGGCGACCTGCTTATGTACTTTAGCCGGAGCGGCACTTTTGACGAGAACAATACGCTGTTAAAACTGGGGCGCATTCGTGTACACCTCACTCCTAACCCGCTTGAGGGCAAAATATTTAAACAGGAGTTAGTACTAAATGAGGGGTATATCAACATCACCGGGTCCGACGGTAAACAAGCCGCGCGGATCAATATACGTGCTGATGTATTTAACCCGGTTTTCTATATCGATATTAACAGCGATAAACCATTAACCGTAAAAACCAGTTACGAAAGCTGGCGTTACCGCGATAACCAAATGAAGGGCCGCGAAAACAACCAAAGCTCCTGGAAATTTGCCGCACCAGCCAATACGCTCACCTATGCCGATTCGGTAAATTTTGTTAACAACACCATCAGCTTTTATCACCACAACCGTGATAGTACCGTTTTTGATGCCGCTGTAAAACAACAAGGTATGCAGGCCGTAAAAGGCGAAATGTACAATCCGCTTAAAAACTTAACCTTTGGCGGGGTAATGAGTGGTAAAAACATGGTTGCCGTTGGCACCAATAACGGCACCTATAACAAAACACAATTTAAAGCATGGCAATTGCAAAGCAGCAAGCCGGTTAAGCAACAAGCTATACAGGTTACGCTTTATACAAAACAATGTGCCGCTATTAAAACCTGGCAAGCCGGTTTGCAACAGGTTTTAGAGAAGTTAGCGCAAACATCGGCCACAGCCAAACAAAAAACTATTGATTGGTGGCACCAGTACTGGCAACGCAGTTTTATTGATATTGAGCCCGATAATCCACAACCCGACAGCGCCAACTGGCAGGTGGGCCGCAACTATCAGTTATTTCGTTATATGCTGGGTTGCAATGCCTACGGCACATCGCCAACTAAATTTAATGGCGGCTTGTTTACCTTCGATCCATCGTATACCGACACCCTTTATAAATTCACTCCCGATTTTCGCAATTGGGGCGGTGGTTTGGCCACTGCTCAAAACCAAAGGCTGGTATATTTCCCGATGCTTAAAAGTGGCGATTGGGATATGCTTAAACCCCAATTTGATTTTTATTTAAAAACACTGCACAATGCCGAACTGCGCAGCAAGGTTTACTGGAACCATAAAGGGGCATCTTTTACGGAGCAAATAGAAAACTTTGGATTACCCAACTATGCCGAATACGGAACCAAACGACCGGCAGGCTATGATAAAGGCATGGAATATAATGCCTGGCTTGAATATGAGTGGGACACCGTTTTTCAGTTTTGTTTGATGATGCTTGATGAGGGCCAATACTCCGGCAAAAGCATTAGCAAATACATCCCCTTTATGGAGAGCTGCCTAACTTTTTACAGCGAGCATTACCAATATCTTGCCAAACAACGCGGCAGCAAACCATTAAACGGTAACGGGCAACTGGTGCTTTATCCCGGTTCGGCTGCCGAAACTTATAAAATGACTTACAACTCTACCACAACAATAGCGGCCTTAAAAACTATATTATCGCGGTTGTTGGAGCTGCCCAATAACTATATGAACGCCGAAAGCCGTACACGCTGGGCAACTATGCTTGCGCAGATACCGCCTATTGCTTTTTCCAGTTTTAATGGCAAACAAACAATTGCCCCGGCACAATTGTGGGAACGCATTAATAACCAAGAAACGCCGCAATTATACCCGGTTTTTCCGTGGCATATATACGGAGTTGGCAAGCCCGACCTACAAACCGCTATTAACACCTACCTGTATGATACCGACGCCATAAAATTTAGAAGCCACGTTGGATGGAAACAGGATAATATTTTTGCCGCCGATTTGGGCTTAACAGCCGAAGCCGCGCGACTTAACACTTTAAAATTAAAAGATTCGGGCCGTCGTTTTCCGGCATTCTGGGGTCCTGGTTTTGACTGGACTCCCGACCATAACTGGGGTGGATCGGGCATGATAGGTTTGCAGGAAATGCTGCTCCAAACCGATGATAAAAAAATATACCTTTTCCCTGCCTGGCCCGCAACCTGGGATGTTCACTTTAAATTGCGCGCACCGTACAATACTACTATAGAAGCAACCTTGAAAGGTGGCAAACTTACATCCCTAAAAGTATTACCGGAAGAACGGATAAAGGATGTGATGAATATGCTGAAGTAAAAAGCCATGTTTTAATTTGATAACACAGCTTCGTACCCAAACAGACAAAATTACCTGCTAAACGGAATCCAGGTTTCCATTTCTACATGGCCACGGTTTCCCCAGGCAAAATAAGGTATTAATTGTATGTTGGTGGTGCCTAATTGCTTGGTATTTATATTTCGGTAAAGCTTGTTTTTCCAGTTACTATCTTCCA includes:
- a CDS encoding IS982 family transposase, with amino-acid sequence MNNLIQNYTFILEEFRKLSIKEDFYYKPVRPRLSDLELITLNLTAEYCGIDSEYQLFRNLKGTPLDILIERSVYNKRKRKLFPHINEVRKKLVQKLNAVQDCFIVDSMPLEVCKNARAARSKICKEQEYAFPNHGFCAAQSSRYYGYKLHAVCSVDGVFENFDLSPASVHDIHYLKDIQQQMTDCVLLGDKGYLSAEVQVNLFESVNIRLETPMRNNQKKFKPYPYLFKKSRKRIETLFSQLCDQFMIRRNYAKTFEGFKTRTLSKITALTTIQYLNKFIFKRNMNHIKINLV
- a CDS encoding sialate O-acetylesterase, which codes for MIIKYKSYHRLLMLVCLCLLNNIAKAQPKLAALFTDNMVLQQKSTVQVWGWDKPSATLTLTSSWNKATYKTVAGADGRFSFKISTPTAGGPYQLTVNDGKPVTFTNILIGEVWICTGQSNMEMPMKGFKGQPIIGANEVILTSKNKNIRLYTVPRSSVTEPQKDSKPGQWREADPESVANFSATGYYFGRLINKVLDDVPVGLIHCSYSGSSIQAWMDAATLGAFPEIKVPAKGDTIKQASRTPTTLYNGMLYPILGYGIKGAIWYQGESNYDNPSQYEKLFETYVKTLRAQWAIGDFPFYYTQIAPYDYAQLPPYNKGGKYNSAFLRDAQRKEADKIPNTGMAVLMDIGEQATIHPPHKETAGTRMAYIALAKTYGIKGFNPLSPTYDNLTIKGNQAVVKFKDCPMGITSYFKELTEFEVAGDDKHFYLAKAVISGSTVTVSSPDVKAPVAVRYAFRDFIVGELFSTDGLPVSSFRTDDWDYNDAK
- a CDS encoding DUF5703 domain-containing protein, with the protein product MRSRKLFLAFILCLACYKAFAQTNELARYNVVWNSQSKNSSESMPCGGGDIGLNVWVENGDLLMYFSRSGTFDENNTLLKLGRIRVHLTPNPLEGKIFKQELVLNEGYINITGSDGKQAARINIRADVFNPVFYIDINSDKPLTVKTSYESWRYRDNQMKGRENNQSSWKFAAPANTLTYADSVNFVNNTISFYHHNRDSTVFDAAVKQQGMQAVKGEMYNPLKNLTFGGVMSGKNMVAVGTNNGTYNKTQFKAWQLQSSKPVKQQAIQVTLYTKQCAAIKTWQAGLQQVLEKLAQTSATAKQKTIDWWHQYWQRSFIDIEPDNPQPDSANWQVGRNYQLFRYMLGCNAYGTSPTKFNGGLFTFDPSYTDTLYKFTPDFRNWGGGLATAQNQRLVYFPMLKSGDWDMLKPQFDFYLKTLHNAELRSKVYWNHKGASFTEQIENFGLPNYAEYGTKRPAGYDKGMEYNAWLEYEWDTVFQFCLMMLDEGQYSGKSISKYIPFMESCLTFYSEHYQYLAKQRGSKPLNGNGQLVLYPGSAAETYKMTYNSTTTIAALKTILSRLLELPNNYMNAESRTRWATMLAQIPPIAFSSFNGKQTIAPAQLWERINNQETPQLYPVFPWHIYGVGKPDLQTAINTYLYDTDAIKFRSHVGWKQDNIFAADLGLTAEAARLNTLKLKDSGRRFPAFWGPGFDWTPDHNWGGSGMIGLQEMLLQTDDKKIYLFPAWPATWDVHFKLRAPYNTTIEATLKGGKLTSLKVLPEERIKDVMNMLK